In one window of Desulfarculaceae bacterium DNA:
- the fbp gene encoding class 1 fructose-bisphosphatase: MNSSAGVTITNHILDQQSAHAGATGAFTHLLNEIVMAAKIINSEVNKAGLVDILGSTGRRNVQGETVKKLDEFANSLMVDRLYRSGHVAMLASEEDSDPIEPPRGCTLGDYIVTFDPLDGSSNIDANVSIGTIFSILKRRSKGPECDLSDFLQPGTQQVAAGYVLYGSSTMLVYSTGNGVSGFTLDPSVGEFLLSHPDIQVPSRGKIVSANMGYWDYWSEGLKSYFRYLRTKTDDKPVYSLRYIGSMVADIHRTLLYGGVFLYPADSKDPKKPWGKLRLLYECNPMAYLMEQAGGAASTGEGRVLEVDPTDLHQRVPFIGGSAQDVAEAVAFISGQRSE; the protein is encoded by the coding sequence ATGAATTCGAGCGCTGGCGTAACTATCACCAACCACATCCTGGACCAGCAGAGCGCCCACGCCGGGGCCACCGGCGCCTTCACCCACCTGCTCAACGAGATCGTCATGGCCGCCAAGATCATCAACAGCGAGGTGAACAAGGCCGGGCTGGTGGACATCCTGGGCAGCACCGGGCGGCGCAACGTGCAGGGCGAGACGGTGAAAAAGCTCGACGAGTTCGCCAACAGCCTGATGGTGGACCGCCTCTACCGCTCGGGCCACGTGGCCATGCTGGCCTCCGAGGAAGACTCCGACCCCATCGAGCCGCCCCGGGGCTGCACCCTGGGCGACTACATCGTCACCTTCGATCCCCTGGACGGTAGCTCCAACATCGACGCCAACGTGTCCATCGGCACCATCTTCAGCATTCTCAAGCGGCGCAGCAAGGGCCCGGAGTGCGACCTTTCCGACTTCTTGCAGCCCGGCACCCAGCAGGTGGCCGCGGGCTACGTGCTCTACGGCTCCTCCACCATGCTGGTCTACTCCACGGGCAACGGCGTGTCCGGCTTCACCCTGGACCCCTCGGTGGGCGAGTTCCTGCTCAGCCACCCGGACATCCAGGTGCCTTCGCGCGGCAAGATAGTCTCGGCCAACATGGGCTATTGGGACTACTGGAGCGAGGGGCTCAAGAGCTACTTCCGCTACCTGCGCACCAAGACCGACGACAAGCCGGTCTACTCCCTGCGCTACATCGGCTCCATGGTGGCCGACATCCACCGCACCCTCTTGTACGGCGGGGTGTTCCTCTATCCGGCCGACTCCAAGGACCCCAAGAAGCCCTGGGGCAAGCTGCGCCTGCTCTACGAGTGCAACCCCATGGCCTACCTCATGGAGCAGGCGGGTGGCGCGGCCTCCACCGGCGAGGGCCGGGTCTTGGAGGTGGACCCCACCGACCTGCACCAGCGGGTGCCTTTTATCGGCGGCAGCGCCCAGGACGTGGCCGAGGCCGTGGCATTCATTAGTGGGCAACGCAGCGAATAG
- the tsaD gene encoding tRNA (adenosine(37)-N6)-threonylcarbamoyltransferase complex transferase subunit TsaD: MGNAANSNDPGRLVLGIESSCDESAAAVVADGRRVLSSVVASQVKDHAPFGGVVPELASRRHLENLAPVVSAALSEAGLTLDGITGVAVTQGPGLIGALLIGLNLGKALAWSRGLPLVGVSHLEGHLAALSLGEEPPPYPFLALLVSGGHTSLFLVRGPGGQEELGCTVDDAAGEAFDKVAKLYGLGYPGGVIIDRMAAQGDPKAIQLPRPRLHDGTLDFSFSGLKSAVVRFREANQGADYRIEDLCAGFQEAVVEVLVKKTLAAAKQHGVNHLALAGGVAANQRLRAALAQAAEEAGMGATLPPLNLCTDNAAMIAAAGCHHLRAGRRMPLTADAISRLPRGGALPPDA; this comes from the coding sequence GTGGGCAACGCAGCGAATAGCAACGACCCGGGCCGTCTGGTCCTGGGCATCGAAAGCTCCTGCGACGAATCCGCCGCCGCCGTGGTGGCCGACGGACGCCGGGTGCTTTCCTCCGTGGTGGCCAGCCAGGTAAAGGACCACGCCCCCTTCGGCGGGGTGGTGCCCGAGCTGGCCAGCCGCCGCCATTTGGAAAATCTGGCCCCGGTGGTCTCCGCCGCGCTGAGCGAGGCGGGCCTCACCCTGGACGGCATAACCGGCGTGGCAGTCACCCAGGGGCCCGGGCTCATCGGCGCGCTACTCATCGGCCTGAACCTGGGCAAGGCCCTGGCCTGGAGCCGGGGGCTGCCCCTGGTGGGGGTCAGCCATCTGGAGGGCCACCTGGCCGCCTTGTCCCTGGGCGAGGAGCCCCCGCCCTATCCCTTCCTGGCGCTCTTGGTGAGCGGGGGGCACACCTCCCTGTTCCTGGTGCGCGGGCCGGGGGGGCAAGAGGAGCTGGGCTGCACGGTGGACGACGCGGCGGGAGAGGCATTCGACAAGGTGGCCAAGCTCTACGGCCTGGGCTATCCCGGCGGGGTGATCATCGACCGCATGGCCGCCCAAGGCGACCCCAAGGCCATCCAGCTGCCCCGTCCCCGTCTGCACGACGGCACCCTGGACTTCAGTTTCTCGGGGCTCAAGAGCGCGGTGGTGCGCTTCCGCGAGGCCAATCAGGGGGCGGACTATCGCATCGAGGACCTCTGCGCCGGCTTCCAGGAGGCGGTGGTGGAGGTGTTGGTCAAGAAGACCCTGGCCGCGGCCAAGCAGCACGGGGTGAACCACCTGGCCCTGGCCGGGGGGGTGGCGGCCAACCAGCGCCTGCGCGCCGCTCTGGCCCAGGCGGCCGAAGAGGCGGGCATGGGGGCCACCCTGCCGCCCCTGAACCTCTGCACCGACAACGCGGCCATGATCGCGGCCGCGGGCTGCCACCACCTGCGGGCCGGCCGCCGCATGCCGCTCACCGCCGACGCCATCAGCCGCCTGCCCCGGGGCGGGGCCCTGCCGCCGGACGCCTGA
- the rsmA gene encoding 16S rRNA (adenine(1518)-N(6)/adenine(1519)-N(6))-dimethyltransferase RsmA, translating to MHPAAILKAHGLRAGKKRGQNYLTQPPTAEAIAVGAGIAPEDTVLEIGAGLGALTLPLAAKAKRVIALEVDRGIFAALGEVLTEAGASNVEARLADALRLDWEALATEVEGPLVVVGNLPYSISSPLLFDLLEHRALWKGATLMLQKELAVRLASGPGGKDWGRLSVLVQMWCQVRAGQEVGPGQFFPRPAVASAVVHLIPRSAPAADLGGPGGEAFLSRAVKAAFSQRRKTVANSLAGGLQMPREGALALLEAAGIEPTRRAETLSLAEFAALARALAAASA from the coding sequence ATGCATCCCGCCGCCATACTAAAGGCCCACGGCCTGCGCGCGGGCAAGAAGCGCGGCCAGAACTACCTCACCCAGCCCCCCACCGCCGAGGCCATCGCGGTGGGCGCGGGCATCGCGCCCGAGGACACCGTGCTGGAGATCGGGGCGGGCCTGGGTGCGCTGACCCTGCCCCTGGCCGCCAAAGCCAAGCGGGTCATCGCCCTGGAGGTGGACCGGGGCATCTTCGCGGCCCTGGGCGAAGTGCTGACCGAAGCCGGGGCCAGCAACGTGGAGGCCCGCCTGGCCGACGCCTTGCGCTTGGACTGGGAGGCCCTGGCCACCGAGGTGGAGGGCCCCCTGGTGGTGGTGGGCAATTTGCCCTACAGCATCTCCAGCCCGCTCTTGTTCGACCTGCTGGAACACCGCGCCCTGTGGAAAGGCGCCACCCTGATGCTGCAAAAGGAGCTGGCCGTGCGCCTGGCCAGCGGCCCCGGCGGCAAGGACTGGGGACGTCTGTCGGTGCTCGTGCAGATGTGGTGCCAGGTGCGCGCGGGCCAAGAGGTGGGGCCGGGGCAGTTTTTCCCCCGTCCGGCGGTGGCCAGCGCGGTGGTGCATCTCATCCCCCGCTCCGCCCCGGCGGCGGACCTGGGCGGCCCCGGCGGCGAGGCGTTCTTAAGCCGCGCGGTCAAGGCCGCCTTCAGCCAGCGGCGCAAGACCGTGGCCAACAGCCTGGCCGGGGGCCTGCAAATGCCCCGCGAGGGGGCCCTGGCCCTGCTGGAGGCGGCGGGCATCGAGCCCACCCGCCGGGCCGAGACCCTGAGCCTGGCCGAGTTCGCGGCCCTGGCCCGCGCCCTGGCCGCCGCATCAGCCTGA
- the panC gene encoding pantoate--beta-alanine ligase gives MSNEITVIRTPHEMRAYSEQARSAGRRVSLVPTMGALHAGHLSLVDYAREHSDVLVVSIFVNPMQFDRADDLDAYPRTWEADYALCVEHGVDVIYAPTAGAMYPEGFATKISVEGLSSGLCGAHRPGHFDGVTTVVAKLFNAAKPHLAVFGQKDYQQLKVIERMARDLDMGLEVIGRPTHREADGLAMSSRNVHLSPEERENALCLRRALDLARALAVGGETDVAAIVAAASQEINQTPGARLEYVEVVDAEQLSPLSRLDGPARMALAVWLGSTRLIDNDALN, from the coding sequence TTGTCGAACGAAATCACCGTAATACGTACGCCCCATGAGATGCGGGCCTATTCCGAGCAGGCGCGCTCGGCGGGCAGACGTGTGTCCCTGGTGCCCACCATGGGCGCCCTGCATGCCGGCCACCTCTCGCTGGTGGACTACGCCCGCGAGCACAGCGACGTATTGGTGGTGAGCATCTTCGTCAACCCCATGCAGTTCGACCGGGCCGACGACCTGGACGCCTACCCCCGCACCTGGGAGGCGGACTACGCCCTGTGCGTGGAGCACGGGGTGGACGTAATCTACGCCCCCACCGCCGGGGCCATGTACCCCGAGGGTTTCGCGACCAAGATAAGCGTGGAGGGCCTGAGCAGCGGCCTCTGCGGGGCCCACCGGCCGGGCCACTTCGACGGCGTGACCACCGTGGTGGCCAAGCTGTTCAACGCGGCGAAACCCCACCTGGCCGTGTTCGGCCAAAAGGACTACCAGCAGCTCAAGGTGATTGAGCGCATGGCCCGCGACCTGGACATGGGCCTGGAGGTCATCGGCCGGCCCACTCACCGCGAGGCCGACGGCCTGGCCATGAGCAGCCGCAACGTGCACCTGAGCCCCGAGGAGCGCGAGAACGCCCTGTGCCTGCGCCGGGCCCTGGACCTGGCCCGCGCCCTGGCCGTGGGGGGCGAAACCGACGTGGCGGCCATTGTCGCCGCCGCCAGCCAAGAGATAAACCAGACTCCGGGCGCGCGCCTGGAGTATGTGGAAGTGGTGGATGCCGAGCAGTTGTCCCCGCTGAGCCGCCTGGACGGCCCGGCCCGCATGGCCCTGGCCGTGTGGCTGGGCTCCACCCGTTTGATCGATAACGACGCCCTTAACTGA
- a CDS encoding aspartate 1-decarboxylase gives MQRHMFKSKLHRATVTEAELHYEGSLSVDQDLMDAAEMIPHEMIAVYNINNGERFETYIIPGPRGSGVFCLNGAAARKGEVGDKIIIVTSCWLDEAELAAHQPLSILLDDNNKIAKITREEKHGLRVAQ, from the coding sequence ATGCAACGTCATATGTTCAAGTCGAAATTGCACCGCGCCACGGTAACCGAAGCCGAGCTGCACTACGAGGGCAGCCTGTCGGTGGACCAGGACCTGATGGACGCGGCCGAGATGATCCCCCACGAGATGATCGCGGTCTACAACATCAACAACGGGGAGCGCTTCGAGACCTACATCATCCCCGGTCCCCGGGGCAGCGGCGTGTTCTGCCTCAACGGCGCGGCCGCCCGCAAGGGCGAGGTGGGCGACAAGATCATCATCGTCACCTCCTGCTGGCTGGATGAGGCCGAGCTGGCCGCCCACCAGCCCCTGTCGATCCTGTTGGACGACAACAATAAGATCGCCAAGATCACCCGCGAGGAAAAGCACGGCCTCCGGGTGGCTCAATAA
- the metK gene encoding methionine adenosyltransferase: protein MGDNYLFSSESVTEGHPDKVADQISDAILDAMLKDDPESRVACETLVTTGMAMVAGEITTETYVDIPEVVRNTIKGIGYTNSSMGFDWETCAVLTSIDKQSPDISQGVTADTSLFGEQGAGDQGIMFGFACTETPELMPAPIHFAHLLARRLAKVRKNGSLGFLRPDGKSQVTLQYENGMPKRVEAVVIASQHSPDVKYETLKEAIIDEVIKKVLPLEMLDGDTKMFINTTGRFVVGGPHGDCGLTGRKIIVDTYGGQGSHGGGCFSGKDPSKVDRSGSYYARYAAKNLVASGVCDKCEVQVAYAIGVPEPVSILVNTFGTGKVDEDKLSAAMPKLFDFRPAAMIHQLNLKRPVYKRTAAYGHFGREEEGFTWEVADRAEAIKEFFNLKTSC, encoded by the coding sequence ATGGGTGACAACTACCTGTTTTCCAGCGAATCGGTGACCGAGGGCCATCCGGACAAGGTCGCGGATCAGATCTCCGACGCTATTTTGGACGCCATGCTCAAGGACGACCCCGAGAGCCGCGTTGCCTGCGAAACCCTGGTCACCACCGGCATGGCCATGGTGGCCGGCGAGATAACCACCGAGACCTACGTGGACATCCCCGAGGTGGTGCGCAACACCATCAAGGGCATCGGCTACACCAACTCCTCCATGGGCTTCGACTGGGAGACCTGCGCGGTGCTCACCAGCATCGACAAGCAATCGCCCGACATCTCCCAGGGCGTCACCGCCGACACCAGCCTCTTCGGCGAACAGGGGGCCGGCGACCAGGGAATCATGTTCGGCTTTGCCTGCACCGAGACCCCGGAGCTGATGCCCGCGCCCATCCACTTCGCCCATCTGCTGGCCCGCCGCCTGGCCAAGGTCCGCAAGAACGGCTCCCTGGGCTTCCTTCGGCCCGACGGCAAGAGTCAGGTGACCCTGCAGTACGAGAACGGCATGCCCAAGCGGGTGGAGGCGGTGGTCATCGCCAGCCAGCACAGCCCGGACGTGAAATACGAGACGCTCAAGGAAGCCATCATCGACGAGGTGATCAAAAAGGTGCTTCCCCTGGAGATGCTCGACGGCGACACCAAGATGTTCATCAACACCACCGGCCGCTTCGTGGTCGGCGGCCCCCACGGCGACTGCGGGCTCACCGGCCGCAAGATCATCGTGGACACCTACGGCGGCCAGGGCAGCCACGGGGGCGGCTGCTTCAGCGGCAAGGACCCCTCCAAGGTGGACCGCTCCGGCTCCTACTACGCCCGCTACGCGGCCAAGAACCTGGTGGCCTCGGGGGTGTGCGACAAGTGCGAGGTGCAGGTGGCCTACGCCATCGGCGTGCCCGAGCCGGTTTCCATCCTGGTAAACACCTTCGGCACCGGCAAGGTGGACGAGGACAAGCTCTCGGCGGCCATGCCCAAGCTGTTCGACTTCAGGCCCGCGGCCATGATCCATCAGCTCAACCTCAAGCGCCCGGTGTACAAGCGCACCGCGGCCTACGGCCACTTCGGCCGCGAGGAAGAGGGCTTCACTTGGGAAGTCGCCGACCGGGCCGAGGCCATCAAGGAATTCTTCAACCTCAAGACCTCTTGCTGA
- the ahcY gene encoding adenosylhomocysteinase yields MKCDIADRGLAEKGQLRIEWAGRSMPVLKQIRERFEKDKPLEGVTLAACLHVTTETANLCDTLKAGGAEVVICASNPLSTQDDVAASLVENSGISVYAIKGEDTETYYQHLNATLDAAPNITMDDGADLVSQIHSERKDLISGIIGGTEETTTGVIRLRAMAADGVLAYPIVAVNDAMTKHLFDNRYGTGQSTIDGIIRATNRLISGSYFVVCGYGWCGRGVAMRANGLGAKVIVTEVDPLRALEAVMDGYQVMPIAEAAKIGDFFCTVTGDIGVIRQEHFAAMKDGAIVANSGHFNVELDLEGLAEITKQTREIRDFVVEHTMNNGNQVYVLGEGRLINLAAAEGHPSSVMDMSFANQALCAAYMKANAADLEKTVYPVPEFIDAEVAQLKLAALNVDIDELTEEQERYLNSWTMGT; encoded by the coding sequence ATGAAATGTGACATCGCCGATCGCGGCCTGGCCGAAAAAGGTCAATTGCGTATCGAGTGGGCCGGCCGCTCCATGCCCGTGCTCAAGCAGATTCGCGAGCGCTTCGAGAAGGACAAGCCCCTGGAGGGTGTGACCCTGGCCGCCTGCCTGCACGTGACCACCGAGACCGCCAACCTCTGCGACACCCTCAAGGCGGGCGGGGCCGAGGTAGTCATCTGCGCCTCCAACCCCCTGTCCACCCAGGACGACGTGGCCGCCAGCCTGGTGGAGAACTCGGGCATCAGCGTCTACGCCATCAAGGGCGAGGACACCGAGACCTACTACCAGCACCTCAATGCGACGCTGGACGCCGCGCCCAACATCACCATGGACGACGGGGCCGACCTGGTCAGCCAGATCCACTCTGAGCGCAAGGACCTGATCAGCGGCATCATCGGCGGCACCGAGGAGACCACCACCGGCGTGATCCGCCTGCGGGCCATGGCCGCCGACGGCGTGTTGGCCTATCCCATCGTGGCGGTCAACGACGCCATGACCAAGCACCTGTTCGACAACCGCTACGGCACCGGTCAGAGCACCATAGACGGCATCATCCGGGCCACCAACCGCCTGATCTCGGGGAGCTACTTCGTGGTCTGCGGCTACGGCTGGTGCGGCCGCGGCGTGGCCATGCGGGCCAACGGCCTGGGGGCCAAGGTCATCGTCACCGAGGTGGACCCGCTGAGGGCCCTGGAGGCGGTGATGGACGGCTACCAGGTGATGCCCATCGCCGAGGCGGCCAAGATCGGCGACTTCTTCTGCACCGTCACCGGCGACATCGGCGTGATCCGCCAGGAGCACTTCGCGGCCATGAAGGACGGGGCCATCGTGGCCAACAGCGGCCACTTCAACGTGGAGCTGGACCTGGAGGGCCTGGCCGAGATCACCAAGCAGACCCGCGAGATCCGCGACTTCGTGGTGGAGCACACCATGAACAACGGCAACCAGGTCTACGTGCTCGGCGAAGGCCGCCTGATCAACCTGGCCGCCGCCGAAGGGCACCCCTCGTCGGTGATGGACATGAGCTTCGCCAACCAGGCCCTGTGCGCCGCCTACATGAAGGCCAACGCGGCGGACCTGGAAAAGACGGTCTACCCGGTGCCCGAGTTCATCGACGCCGAGGTGGCCCAGCTCAAGCTGGCCGCGCTCAACGTGGACATCGACGAGCTCACCGAGGAGCAGGAGCGCTACCTCAACTCCTGGACCATGGGTACGTAA
- a CDS encoding GNAT family N-acetyltransferase — MQATAQTGELWREEVLPGDSEMVERITRDSGFFRPDEVAVAAELASERLARGLASGYHFIFAPSGAELAGYACYGPIACTTASWDLFWIVVDNERRGAGLGSALLELAEQRAVGMGGERMYVETSSRPHYRPTRHFYQARGYAPQAVLADFYAPGDDKVIYVKTLTRGWYGQDGREAYRV; from the coding sequence ATGCAAGCGACCGCGCAAACCGGCGAGCTCTGGCGCGAGGAAGTTCTTCCCGGCGACTCCGAGATGGTGGAGCGCATAACCAGGGACAGCGGATTCTTCCGCCCCGACGAGGTGGCCGTGGCCGCCGAGCTGGCCAGCGAGCGCCTGGCCAGGGGCCTGGCCAGCGGCTACCATTTCATCTTCGCGCCCTCGGGCGCGGAGCTGGCGGGCTATGCCTGTTACGGGCCCATCGCCTGCACCACCGCCTCCTGGGATTTGTTTTGGATCGTGGTGGACAATGAGCGCCGGGGCGCGGGCCTGGGCAGCGCCTTGCTGGAGCTGGCCGAGCAACGCGCCGTGGGCATGGGCGGGGAGCGCATGTACGTGGAGACCTCCTCGCGGCCCCATTACCGCCCCACCCGCCATTTCTACCAGGCGCGGGGCTACGCCCCCCAGGCGGTGCTGGCCGATTTCTACGCCCCGGGCGACGACAAGGTGATTTACGTAAAAACGCTCACCCGGGGCTGGTACGGCCAGGACGGGCGCGAAGCCTACCGGGTCTAG
- a CDS encoding D-alanine--D-alanine ligase produces MRIGLTYDLRAEYLERGYSEEQVAEFDSPRTIEGIEQALASLGHDPVRIGSLPSLVASLSQGERWDLVFNIAEGLGRYGREALVPALLEYYGLPYTFSDPMTLSLTLHKGMAKRVVRDLGLATPDFAVVAEPSQAASVNLGWPLFAKPVAEGTGRGVEAASKVTGREQLAAVCAELIARYGQPVLVESFLPGREFTVGIVGTGPKARIIGVMEVLLRSGADAEVYSYRNKEECESLVSYRRVKGAIAGEAGELALASWRGLECRDAGRVDLRCDAAGKPSFLEVNPLAGLHPEHSDLPILCGLVEMPYVKLIERIVASALERRLMASPCPAPGLY; encoded by the coding sequence ATGCGCATTGGCCTTACCTACGATCTGCGCGCGGAATACCTGGAGCGCGGCTACAGCGAGGAGCAGGTGGCCGAGTTCGACAGCCCCCGCACCATCGAGGGCATCGAGCAGGCCCTGGCCTCGCTGGGCCATGACCCGGTGCGCATCGGCTCCCTGCCCTCGCTGGTGGCGAGCCTGTCTCAGGGCGAGCGCTGGGATCTGGTGTTCAACATCGCCGAGGGCCTGGGGCGCTACGGCCGCGAGGCCCTGGTGCCGGCCCTGCTGGAATACTACGGCCTGCCCTACACCTTCTCCGACCCCATGACCCTGAGCCTCACCCTGCACAAGGGCATGGCCAAGCGGGTGGTGCGCGACCTGGGCCTGGCCACGCCGGACTTCGCGGTGGTGGCCGAGCCCTCTCAGGCCGCGTCGGTCAACCTGGGCTGGCCCCTGTTCGCCAAGCCGGTGGCCGAGGGCACCGGGCGCGGGGTGGAGGCGGCCTCCAAGGTGACCGGCCGCGAGCAGCTCGCGGCGGTATGCGCCGAGCTCATCGCCCGCTACGGCCAGCCGGTATTGGTGGAGAGCTTCTTGCCCGGCCGGGAGTTCACGGTGGGCATCGTGGGCACCGGCCCCAAGGCGCGGATCATAGGGGTGATGGAGGTTCTCTTGCGCTCCGGGGCCGACGCGGAGGTCTATTCCTATCGCAACAAGGAAGAGTGCGAGAGCCTGGTGAGCTACCGCCGGGTGAAGGGCGCCATCGCCGGGGAGGCCGGCGAGCTGGCCCTGGCCTCTTGGCGCGGCCTGGAGTGCCGCGACGCCGGGCGGGTGGATCTGCGCTGCGACGCGGCGGGCAAGCCCTCCTTCCTGGAGGTGAACCCCCTGGCCGGGCTGCACCCCGAGCACTCGGACCTGCCCATCCTCTGCGGCCTGGTGGAGATGCCCTACGTGAAGCTCATCGAGCGCATCGTGGCCTCGGCCCTGGAGCGGCGGCTCATGGCGAGCCCCTGTCCGGCCCCGGGCCTGTACTGA
- a CDS encoding KamA family radical SAM protein, with the protein MKSSENSAHALEPPHQGWPETGQIPRAIPAIEPFAPDKAIVSTGRSAAAFRRRHFPGLPTSLWNDWHWQVRNRVTSLAGLSRYLKLAPAEERAFATCPGKLPLGITPYYLSLMDPVDPADPLRRTMVPTWFEAVTGPGESSDPLGEDHDMAAPGLVHRYPDRVLFLSTGFCAAYCRYCTRSRMVGLVGHQSHGPVHSREAMERAIAYIEATPSVRDVLISGGDPLTMADDRLEWLLGRLRRIPHVEVLRLGTKTPAVLPQRITAELVKKLKRYHPLFMSLHFTHPAELTPETARACARLADAGIPLGSQTVLLAGVNDSVETMRKLMQGLLKMRVRPYYLYQCDPIVGSSHFRTPVSKGLEIIKGLRGHTSGYAVPTFVIDAPGGGGKVALYPEAVVGKNGNDLVLKNYAGGTYTYPDCGGDLGPAAC; encoded by the coding sequence ATGAAAAGCAGCGAAAACAGCGCCCACGCCCTGGAGCCTCCCCACCAAGGCTGGCCTGAAACCGGCCAGATCCCGCGGGCGATTCCGGCTATCGAGCCTTTTGCCCCGGACAAGGCCATCGTTTCCACGGGACGAAGCGCCGCGGCCTTCCGCCGCCGCCACTTCCCCGGCCTGCCCACCAGTCTTTGGAACGACTGGCACTGGCAGGTGCGCAACCGGGTCACCAGCCTGGCGGGCCTGTCCCGCTATCTGAAGCTGGCCCCGGCCGAGGAGCGGGCCTTCGCGACCTGCCCCGGCAAGCTGCCCCTGGGCATCACGCCCTATTATCTGTCCCTCATGGACCCGGTTGACCCGGCCGATCCCCTGCGCCGCACCATGGTGCCCACCTGGTTCGAGGCAGTGACCGGCCCCGGCGAGAGCTCCGACCCCCTGGGCGAGGACCACGACATGGCCGCCCCGGGTCTGGTGCACCGCTATCCCGACCGGGTGCTGTTTCTCTCCACCGGCTTTTGCGCGGCCTACTGCCGCTACTGCACCCGTTCGCGCATGGTGGGCCTGGTGGGCCATCAGAGCCACGGGCCGGTGCACAGCCGCGAGGCCATGGAACGGGCCATCGCCTATATCGAGGCCACGCCCTCGGTGCGCGACGTGCTCATTTCCGGCGGCGACCCGCTGACCATGGCCGACGACCGGCTGGAGTGGCTCTTGGGCCGCCTCAGGCGCATACCCCACGTGGAGGTGCTGCGCCTGGGCACCAAGACCCCGGCGGTGTTGCCCCAGCGCATAACCGCCGAGCTGGTGAAAAAGCTCAAACGCTATCACCCGCTGTTCATGAGCCTGCACTTCACCCACCCGGCGGAGCTGACCCCGGAGACGGCGCGGGCCTGCGCCCGTTTGGCCGACGCGGGCATCCCCCTGGGCAGCCAGACGGTGCTCCTGGCCGGGGTGAACGACTCGGTGGAGACCATGCGCAAGCTGATGCAGGGCCTTTTGAAGATGCGGGTGCGCCCCTACTATTTGTATCAGTGCGACCCCATCGTGGGCTCGTCCCACTTCCGCACCCCGGTGAGCAAGGGCCTGGAGATTATCAAGGGCCTTCGGGGCCACACCAGCGGCTATGCGGTGCCCACCTTTGTCATCGACGCCCCGGGCGGCGGCGGCAAGGTGGCCCTGTACCCCGAGGCAGTGGTGGGCAAAAACGGCAACGACCTGGTGTTGAAAAACTACGCGGGCGGGACCTACACCTATCCCGACTGCGGCGGCGACCTGGGCCCGGCGGCCTGCTGA
- a CDS encoding peptidoglycan-binding protein encodes MGAKAAIQKITGLVIPVEWDDKGKAKAVAIAAFDEATYRVAPGGRGEELLGRLKREVTVWGRVECLAEAKTILIERFEMSKSSKGKITGLALATMVSMALCAAPLAMAAEQAAPAAPAVTKAAPAKAAPAAKAKGMKAVKVNPKVRVLQDALNANGAKLKVDGVWGKKTKMALKHFQKAKGLKVTGKVDKATKAALGLK; translated from the coding sequence GTGGGCGCCAAAGCCGCAATCCAAAAGATCACGGGGCTGGTCATCCCGGTGGAGTGGGACGACAAGGGCAAGGCGAAGGCCGTGGCCATCGCCGCCTTTGACGAGGCCACCTACCGGGTGGCGCCCGGCGGCCGGGGAGAGGAACTCCTGGGCCGCCTGAAGCGCGAGGTTACGGTCTGGGGCCGGGTGGAGTGCCTGGCTGAAGCAAAAACCATTTTGATCGAGAGGTTTGAGATGAGCAAAAGCAGCAAAGGCAAGATCACGGGCCTGGCCCTGGCGACGATGGTGAGCATGGCTCTGTGCGCCGCTCCGTTGGCCATGGCCGCCGAGCAGGCGGCTCCGGCCGCTCCCGCCGTGACCAAGGCGGCTCCGGCCAAGGCGGCCCCGGCCGCGAAGGCCAAGGGCATGAAGGCCGTGAAGGTCAACCCCAAGGTGCGCGTCCTGCAGGACGCCCTGAACGCCAACGGCGCCAAGCTGAAGGTGGACGGCGTATGGGGCAAAAAAACCAAGATGGCCTTGAAGCATTTCCAGAAGGCCAAGGGCCTGAAGGTCACCGGCAAGGTGGACAAGGCTACCAAGGCCGCCCTGGGCCTCAAGTAA